A part of Legionella quinlivanii genomic DNA contains:
- a CDS encoding recombinase family protein produces MSGKRVGYIRVSSFDQNPDRQLDGIKLDKTFIDKASGKDVNRPQLDALLAYVRDGDIVIVHSMDRLARNLVDLRNLVNDLTSKDVSVEFIKENLTFSSENSPMAILLLSVMGAFAEFERALLKERQREGIELAKKRGAYPGRRKILSDEQVQLLREKVAAGAKKAHVASDLGISRETLYQYLKTSSI; encoded by the coding sequence GTGAGCGGAAAACGAGTAGGCTATATTCGAGTCAGCAGCTTTGACCAAAATCCGGATCGCCAGTTAGATGGCATTAAACTCGATAAAACATTTATTGATAAAGCATCCGGTAAAGATGTTAATCGACCCCAACTTGACGCCCTACTTGCTTATGTTCGAGATGGCGATATCGTCATTGTCCATAGTATGGATCGGCTCGCCCGTAATCTTGTTGATTTACGTAATTTAGTAAATGACTTAACTTCTAAAGATGTGAGCGTAGAATTTATCAAAGAAAATCTAACCTTTAGTAGTGAAAACTCACCCATGGCTATTTTACTCCTCTCGGTGATGGGAGCTTTTGCTGAATTTGAGCGTGCCCTTCTTAAAGAACGACAACGAGAAGGGATTGAGTTAGCAAAAAAACGTGGTGCTTATCCTGGGCGGAGAAAGATTTTGTCTGATGAGCAAGTTCAATTGTTAAGGGAGAAGGTTGCGGCTGGAGCAAAAAAGGCGCATGTAGCCAGCGACTTAGGTATTAGCCGGGAAACACTGTATCAATACTTAAAGACCAGTAGTATTTAA
- a CDS encoding DNA-binding protein encodes MAKISFYDVAQQCNRLQLLGEKPSVRKLRAVLGGSFTTINEYLRQWREEQSLAGTSEFEISKELQDVIQSEFVRIAKEVQSSMHVALEEKTADLEDALKEIKELNGKNFNLEIKIAETNKHYEQHKIESDKKLAILEAEISYLKNEKEMLHKKLGEANKAKHDAEISAVEAKARLDEIKKQMKKKEAE; translated from the coding sequence TAGGTTACAGCTTCTTGGCGAAAAACCTTCGGTTAGAAAGCTAAGGGCAGTTTTAGGGGGATCTTTCACCACTATTAATGAATACTTACGCCAATGGAGAGAGGAACAAAGCTTGGCTGGTACATCCGAATTTGAGATATCTAAAGAGCTGCAGGATGTTATCCAGTCAGAATTTGTTCGTATAGCCAAAGAAGTGCAAAGTTCAATGCATGTTGCTCTGGAAGAAAAAACTGCCGATTTGGAAGATGCTCTAAAAGAAATAAAAGAATTGAATGGGAAAAACTTCAATCTGGAAATAAAAATTGCTGAAACCAATAAACATTACGAGCAGCATAAGATTGAATCTGACAAAAAGCTTGCCATCCTGGAAGCCGAAATAAGCTATTTGAAAAATGAAAAGGAGATGCTGCATAAAAAGCTGGGTGAAGCCAATAAAGCAAAGCATGATGCAGAAATTTCGGCCGTAGAAGCGAAAGCCAGATTAGATGAAATTAAAAAACAAATGAAGAAGAAAGAAGCGGAGTAA